One region of Thiomonas intermedia genomic DNA includes:
- a CDS encoding acyl carrier protein: MTTLRTEHDVIEKIKEIVLSTFDMDLSKVPSDAPIADAGLDSMAMLDVIIGLEDAVGHKFNDVSLPRAPTLQDVAQMVLRNVESV; encoded by the coding sequence ATGACTACCTTGCGGACCGAACACGACGTTATTGAAAAGATCAAGGAAATCGTTCTTTCGACCTTCGATATGGATCTTTCGAAAGTGCCCTCTGACGCACCCATTGCCGATGCGGGTCTGGATTCGATGGCCATGCTTGACGTCATCATAGGTCTCGAGGACGCGGTTGGACATAAATTTAACGATGTGTCACTCCCCAGGGCGCCGACTTTGCAGGACGTCGCCCAAATGGTGCTGCGCAATGTCGAAAGCGTCTGA